A stretch of the Malus sylvestris chromosome 10, drMalSylv7.2, whole genome shotgun sequence genome encodes the following:
- the LOC126585340 gene encoding uncharacterized protein LOC126585340 isoform X2, translated as MELYGRSPAGNGSNQEWSPAARETGLEGPKCKISLNLFHPADRLFQSALFFTARSCQKKRERNIRPDPEIDAFMKSLQLGCAYVCSICCPKTWDHVYLFDNDYDDAEDMYGKSMRCRFPYDQRGRLILEDLFYIED; from the exons ATGGAGTTGTACGGACGAAGCCCCGCCGGAAACGGGTCGAACCAGGAATGGAGCCCCGCAGCCAGAGAGACCGGCCTCGAAG GCCCCAAATGCAAAATCTCTCTAAATCTTTTTCACCCAGCTGATCGATTATTCCAGTCGGCTCTCTTCTTCACTGCAAGAAGTTGCCAGAAAA AGAGGGAAAGGAACATAAGGCCGGATCCAGAAATTGATGCATTTATGAAG AGTTTGCAATTGGGGTGTGCATACGTGTGTTCTATATGCTGTCCTAAAACATGGGACCATGTTTACCTTTTTGATAATGACTATGATGATGCAGAAGATATGTACGGGAAATCCATGCGTTGCAGATTCCCATATGATCAGAGAGGTCGACTTATTTTGGAG GATCTCTTCTATATCGAAGATTGA
- the LOC126585340 gene encoding uncharacterized protein LOC126585340 isoform X1, translating into MELYGRSPAGNGSNQEWSPAARETGLEGPKCKISLNLFHPADRLFQSALFFTARSCQKKRERNIRPDPEIDAFMKSLQLGCAYVCSICCPKTWDHVYLFDNDYDDAEDMYGKSMRCRFPYDQRGRLILEVMLIKTYH; encoded by the exons ATGGAGTTGTACGGACGAAGCCCCGCCGGAAACGGGTCGAACCAGGAATGGAGCCCCGCAGCCAGAGAGACCGGCCTCGAAG GCCCCAAATGCAAAATCTCTCTAAATCTTTTTCACCCAGCTGATCGATTATTCCAGTCGGCTCTCTTCTTCACTGCAAGAAGTTGCCAGAAAA AGAGGGAAAGGAACATAAGGCCGGATCCAGAAATTGATGCATTTATGAAG AGTTTGCAATTGGGGTGTGCATACGTGTGTTCTATATGCTGTCCTAAAACATGGGACCATGTTTACCTTTTTGATAATGACTATGATGATGCAGAAGATATGTACGGGAAATCCATGCGTTGCAGATTCCCATATGATCAGAGAGGTCGACTTATTTTGGAGGTAATGCTAATCAAAACATACCACTAA